CCGTCGGAGATCTGCGAGGAGTTTCCGGCGTGGATCACGCCGTCCTCCTTGAACGCCGGCTTCAGCGAGGCCATCTTCTCCATCGGTGTGCCGCGCCGAATGCCTTCGTCCTTGAGCACGACTGATTTTTCCGAGCCGTCCGTTACCGTGATGCCCACGATCTGGTCGTCAAAAGCGCCGGAATCCTGTGCGGCAGCAGCCTTTTCGTGCGAATCGAGGGAGAACTGGTCGAGAGCGGTGCGGTCGAAGCCCCACTGCTCGGCGATCATCTCGGCGCCCAGGCCCTGGTTGGGAATCTTGCCGTCATAGCGCGAGATGAATGCTTCCGGGTAGGGCCGGCCGCCGTTGGCCAGCGATGCTCCCATCGGCGTACGCGACATCGACTCCACCCCGCCGGCGACGACGACATCGTAGTGCCCGGCCACCACGCCGGCCGCGGCGAAATGGACGGACTGCTGGCTCGATCCGCACTGCCGGTCGACGGTCACGCCCGGGACGGTCTCCGGCCAGCCCGCGGTCAACAGCGCGGTGCGGCCGATGTCGAGGGCTTGTTCGCCGGCCTGCATCACGCAGCCCCAGATGACGTCGTCGACGATCGCGGGGTCGATGCCGGCCCTGGTGGCCAGCCCGTTGAGCACCTGCGCGGACAGCTCGGCGGGGTGCACCCCGGAAAGGCCTCCGTTGCGCTTGCCGACGGGCGAGCGCACGGCCTCGACGATGACAGCTTCAGGCATTGTTGTGTCTCCTTTGACTCCGGTCTTGCGTCGATTGTCAACCAAGGGGTTGGACGACCGGGTGGCGGGGTGTCCGGAGAGTCCGCGCGGGCTCGACGCCACACTGGCCACACCGGTATCGCGAGGGAATCACCAGGCGCCATGGCCGCCACCGTGTACCAAGACACAGGCGGCGGCCGTGGCGCTATCCGACTCGGTACTTACACCGCGGGATACGCGACCGACTTGACCTCGGTGTACTGGTCGAATCCGGCGATGCCGTTCTGGCGGCCGACGCCGCTTTCCTTGTATCCGCCGAACGGTGTGTCCGCACCGTACGGGGCGCCCCCGTTGACACCCATGAAGCCGGCCTTGATGCGGCGGGTCACCGACAGCGCACGCTCGAGGGAACCCGCAAACACGTTGCCGGCCAACCCGTACACGCTGTCGTTGGCGATCCGGATCGCGTCCTCCTCGTCGTCGAACGGGATGACCGAGAGCACCGGCCCGAAAATCTCCTCCTGGGCGATGGTCATCTTGTTGTCGACGTTGATGAAAAGCGTTGGGCGAACGTAATATCCCTTGTCGAAACCGGTGGCCGCGCCGGGGCCGCCGACCAGCGCCGTGGCGCCCTCGTCCACGCCCTTCTGGATGTATCCCGTCACCCGCTCGTACTGCCGCTGCGAGATCACCGGGCCGCACAGCGTTGCGGGGTCCTGCGGGTCGCCGCACGTCACGTTCTCGTAGATGTTCTTCAGGATCTCGACACCCTCGTCGTAGCGGGACCGCGGCAACAGCAGCCGGGTCGGGTTGGCGCAGCCCTGGCCGGCGTGCATGCACGGCGCGATGCCGACCAGGCAGGCCGTGCCGAAGTCGGCGTCCTCGAGCACGATGGTGGCCGACTTGCCGCCCAGTTCCAAGAACAGCCGCTTCATGGTGGCCGCGCCCTTCTCCATGATCCGCTTGCCGACCACCGTCGAGCCGGTGAACGAGATCAGGTCGACCTTGGGCGACAGGGTCAGTTCCTCACCCACGAAGTGATCGGATGCGGTGACGACGTTGACCACACCGGCGGGGATGTCAGTCTTTTCCGCGATGAGCCGGCCGAGCCGGTTCGCATTGAACGGGGTGTTCGGCGCCGGCTTGAGCACCACGGTGTTGCCCGTGCCCAGCGCCTGGCCGAGCTTGTTGACAGTGACCTCGAACGGGAAGTTCCACGGCACGATCGCGCCCACCACGCCGACCGGCTCGCGCCAGACCTTGCGGGTGGTCAGGGTGCCGGTCAGGCTGACCACCTTGTCGCCCAGGTCGGTCTCCCAGGCGTACTCGTCGATCAGCCGGGCGGGGTACTTCAGCCCGTCTTCCAACGGCGCATCCAGCTGGGGCCCGAAGGTAATGGCCCGGGGCGAGCCGACCTCGAGGATCAGTTCCTCGCGCAGCTCGTCGATCTCGGACTCGATCGCCTCGTGCAGCTGCAGTAGGCAGCGCTTGCGCAGCTCCTTGTTGGTCGACCAGTCGGTCTCGTCGAACGCGCGGCGGGCGGCGTCGATGGCCCGGTGCATGTCCTGGATCGACGCGTCGGACACTTCGCCGAGCGATTCCTCGGTCGCCGGGTTGATGTTGGTGAAGGTACCGGCCTGGCCGTCAACCAGCTTGCCGTCGATCATCATCTTCGGCTCGAAGCGGACCTTTACAGTGTCAGCCATACTTGTTCAGCTCTCTTTAGACGAGGCGCTGGTTAGAGCGCCGGGACGTGGAATGACATCGCCAGTGGGGCTCACCCTACGGTGAGCCTTACTGGAAACTAGCCGATTGGCAAGCACTCACCATTACGGGCCCGCTACTGGGCGTCGAACAGCACCGGTACCGACGTCGGCGATCGGAAAACCTGCCCGCGGATGTGCGGGTCGTCGCCGTCGGGATCCAGCCGGAGATTCGGCAGCCGGTCGAGCAACAGGTTGAGGGCGGTGCGCATCTCGAGGCGCGCCAGGTGCATGCCGAGGCACACGTGCACGCCGTGCCCCCAGCCCAGATTCGCCCGGGCCTCGCGGTGGATATTGAACGTGTTCGGATCGGGATATCGATCCTCTTGCCGGTTGGCCGATCCAAGCATCGGCATCACCGTCGCCCCGGCCGGGATCGGCACGCCGCCGAGTTCGGTGTCGCGGGTCGCCACCCGAGTAATGGTCAGCAGCGGCGATTCCCACCGCACGCCCTCCTCGATGGCCTGCGGAAGCAGCGACCGATCCGCACGGATCGCATCCAACTGTGCGGGGTCGGACAGCAGCGCCAAAAGCAGGCTGCCCAAGGATCGATAGGTCGTCTCGACGCCGGCGGGCAGCAGCAGCCGAAGGAAGGAGAAGATCTCCTCGTCCGCGAGCTTTTCCCCGTCGATCTCGGCCGCACCGAGCGCGCTGATCAGGTCGTCCTTCGGCTCGACGCGGCGAGCCTGAAGAATCGGGGCGAAGTAGTCGCACAGGGCAGCCGAGGCGGCAAGCCCGCGTTCGGGGTTCATCAGCCAACTCAGCAGCGAAATCGACCACCGCTGGAACTGCGGGTAGTCCTTTTCCGGCAGGCCCAGCAGGCCCGCGATGATCTGGCTCGGATAGTCGAAGGTGAACTCCTTCACCAGATCCGCTTTGCCGTTAGGTGCGAAGTTGTCGATCAGGCTGTTCGCCACCCGGCCGACCAACTCGTCCTGCCAGCGCGCCAACGACTTCTGGGAGAACGCCTTCGATACCAGGGAACGCAGCCGGCCGTGCACGGGCTCGTCCATGCCGAGCATCACGCCCTCACCCAGCACCGGGCCGAACGCGGCGATGACGGCCGCCGAGGAGAACGTCTCGTTGTCGCGCAGCATCTGCTGGATGTCCTCATGGCGATACACGATGAACATCGGCAGCGACTCCTCGTGCGGAAGCGCCCCCGACGTTTCGAGCCGCTGCACCGGCTCCTCGTGGCGCAGCCGTGCGAGCTCGGTGTACGGATCACGCACGTCACCGGAGATCGCGTCGTCGAAGGATCCGAAATCCTCCAGGTCGTCGAAAAGCTGTTCCATAACTACCCCTTACTCCCCGTCAGGTCCTTACTCCGCGTTGCCGCCAGGGATGCCAAGCGTTGCAGTACCGGCTGCGGAAGAATGCGTGCGACCAACACCATTGCCTTCTGGTCGACCGTCAGCGGCCATGCCCCGCCGCGCATGGACCCCTGTTTGGGTATGCCCAGGATGACCCGCGACATGTGATGCATCCCCGATGCCGGAAGAATCCGGTTGAATACCAACAACATCGACGCATCCGGGCCCACACCCCGACGCCGAAACGACACGGTGTCGTCCAGCGCCTTGAGCAATCCCCCGGTGAACCGTTCGGCTGACCGCGCCAACTTCATCGCGAACCGGCCGCGGCTGTTCATGGTGTTGTGTAGCCGGGCGTACGGTCCCTCGAGATTGCGATTGTCGGTGGTCCCCGCGTCGGTGATCATCTCGGTGTCGTAGGTGCCGGCCACCAATACGGTGACCCCGAGACCGAACGGCGCGATCTCGCACGCCATCGACTCGCCCCAACGCTCCAGCGCTCCCTTGGCCGCCGAGTACGGCGCGGTGCCCGGCTGGCCGCGCACCCCGGCCGCGCTGGACACCAGCACGATCCGCCCCTCGCCGGCCGCCCGCATCGACGGCAGCAGCGCCTGGGTCAGCGCGATAGGCCCCAGAACGCTGGTGGCGAACATGTTCTGCCACAACGTCATATCCGTCTCCTCCACCATTCCCGCGGCTGAGATACCGGCGTTGTGTACCAGCGCGTAGGGAGCGCCGACGGCCTCTTCGATGGCCTTGGCGGCCGCTGCGATCGACTCGGCATCCAACAGGTCGAGCTGGACACCGACCAACCGGTCGTCGTCCACACCGGCCCCGGTGGCTTCACGCAGCCGCGGCATCCCCCGATCGGGAGTGCGCATGGCCGCGACCACGCGCCACCCCTCGCGGTAGAGGCGGACCGCCGAGGCGAATCCCAATCCGCGGGACGCGCCGGTGATCACAACCGCGCGTGGTTCAGCCATTGTTACTCGCACATGCACCCTGACCCGGCGGCGGCGGATCGACGTGCGGTCGCCCGTTGGGCTCCCCGCTCGCCCAAGTCGACCAGATACCGACCGAGTACGGGCCTTTCGCGCCCGCCTTCTCGTAATATCCTTGCGGGTCATACACTTTGGCTTCCGGGTACGGCCACGGGCAGGCCACGGAGGTAGCAGCGTGGCTGGCCTTGATGGCCCAGAACCAGGCGCCGTAGGCGAAGTACGACACGTTCATGATCGCGAACATCACCAGGAAGGTGCCGAGCACCGGCCGGCCGGGGAAGATCTTGGCTTTCGCGGTCAGCTTCTCGGCCACCGATTTACCGGTGTCGTCGCGGTAGCAGAGAATCGCCGCGGGGACCATCACGAAGGTGACGGAGAATGACTCCCAGATGAGCGGGAACTGGAAGGTCGTGCCGGTGAATACCGAGCCCCACGGAATCACCTGGGAGTAGATGTACATGCCGGCGTGCACCAGCTGAATCTCCAGCCATGCGTCGAACACGAAACCGATCGCACAGGCCAGTAGACCCAGGCTCCACAACGGGTGCCGCGACACTAAGGACTCTGGCCCGTATCTGGCCTGCAGTTTGCGCAGGATCCAGATCGCCGGAAAATAGGGCCCGAAATAGAAAGTGACGTAACCGAATACGACGAACGGCTCGACGGTCGGCGAGAGCGACACCAGCGGCCAGGATTCCGGCCAGTGGATGAGGTCGGGGTTGTACACGGCGAAAGGCGACCAGTTCATGATCGGGTCCTGCCACACGATCAGCGTGGTGCACAAGAACATCAGCATCACCGGGCTGCCGGGATTTCGGCGCCAGCCCCTGATGAACACGGCGAGCAGCACGAGCAGCATGATGACGGTGGAGACGTGCAGGAAGGTGATGTAGTCCAGCCCGAAGAGGAACTTCACCGGACGGGGCCGCCCTTGCACGTTGGGGTTGGCGACGCGCGGGTCAAGGGCGGTGCGGCAATTCACGATGAAGAAGAGCGCGAAAGCCGCCAGCGCGGCGCCGGCGATCCAGCCGCCCCAACCACGCTTTGCGCTCTGCTGCGGGGACGCCGGCTTCGCTTCCGCGGCAGGCGATGTGGATTGGTCGGTACTCATGTGTGTCAGGCTTCCTCTCCGAACCGATCGACCAGATGCGAGTTGATGCCGTCGGCGTCCAGGGTGCGTGCCACCAGATAGCCCGCCCCCATCCAGGCCCGGCGGGTCCATTTGCCGAACGACACCCGAGTGCCGGGAGCGCCGGATGCGGCGGGCATCATCTTGACCCGCTCCAGCGCCTCTTTGACGCCGCGCGGGCTGAGCGGGTGAGCGTCCGTGAACGCCCGCACGAGGGTGGCGGCGACATCGCGGTTCACGACGGTCACGCAGAATTCGGGACGACTGCCGTTGTATTTCTTCGCGTAGGTGTCGAGGAAGTCCTGCCCGATCTGATTCGCTTCGTCGTACTGGTCGACACCGGTCCAACCCATGAACGCGTTCCACATGATCGGGTTGACCCACGCGTTCTGCCATGCGGTGGTGGTGAAGCGGGGCGGGTCCCAGCCGAGGGACTCGAGCGCCGGGTTGATGAAGACGATGCCGAACCCGAATCCCAAGTGCACGATCGCCTCGGCCTTTGCCTCATGCAGGGTCTGCACTGCCGCGTTGATGTCCTGGGCCGTCTGGGCGATGGCAACTTCCGCCGCGATCCGAATGCCCTTGCGCCGACAGGCACTTCGCAGGTTCTTCAGGTAGCTCTCACCGATGAGGCTCTGTTCGACGAGCACACCGATCTCGGCGAGTCCGCGCTTGGCAATGAGGTCGGCCAGGAAGATCGGCTCATCGGTCATCGATCCCTGGGGGAATGCGAAGGTCCACTCCCCTAACCAGTCGTCGGTGCCGGTCACGCTGATCGCCGGAACCTTGAATCGTTCCTCGATCGCTTCCCGCAACGGGACGCAGTTGTCGGTGATGTTCGGACCGAAGACCACCAGGCAACCCTCGTCGACTAGTTCGCCGTACGCGTCGATCACCGCTTTGACCGAACCCTTGGGCAGACCCTCCACTTCGCGATAGATCATCTGCACGGGACGGTCCATCAGGCCCCGCGCGACCGCCTCGTCGAAAATGAGGTCGAATGTCCGGGTGAAAGAGGCGAACAGCTCCTCCGGAAAGCCCTGCGGCAGCTTGAAGTCCATCAAATAGCCGACCTTGATCGGCTCAGCGCTGCTTTCGTAGGACATCTGACCTCCCGGGTGATCCGCTCACTCGCCACAATCCATTTCTGACCTAATATTTGTTCAGACGGTAGCGGGGGCGTTATGCAGCGTCAATCATCTATCCGCCGCCGCCCAGATAGACCTCGACCATTTCGCCCAGCGCCCTGCCCACCGCGACATCGTCGGTGAGCGGTCCGGCGATCGCGGCTATCGCCGCCTCCTGCATGCTCAGGCCCTCGGAGACGAGCCGGCCTGCCGCGATCAGCACGCGAGTCGACGCGACTTCACGAAGGCCACCGGTTTCCAGGCGGCGGATGGCCTGGCCGAAGCGGACCAGTTCAGCGGCGGCCGTAGCGTCCACGCCAGCTTCGTGGGCGACGATTCCTTCTTCGACATCGGCTGCGGGAAACCCGAATTCGATCGCGACCATGCGCTGGCGTGTCGAATCCTTGAGATCCTTGAGCACACTTTGATAGCCGGGGTTGTAGGACACCACCAGCCCGAATCCGGGCGCGGCGTCCAGCGTGATGCCGAGCCGTTCGATCGGCAGCTGCCGCCGGTGATCGGCGAGCGGATGCAGCACCACCGTCGTGTCCTGCCGAGCCTCCACGACTTCGTCCAGGTAGCAGATCGCGCCGTCGCGCACCGCGCGGGTCAACGGCCCGTCCACCCACACCGTCTCGTCGCCGCGCAGCAGATGCCGCCCGACCAGGTCGGCCGTGGTGAGGTCGTCGTGGCAGGCAACGGTGATCAGCGGCCGGCCCAGGTCGTGGGCCATCGCCTCGACGAACCGGGTCTTGCCGCAACCCGTCGGACCCTTCAAGACGAGCGCAAGGCCCTGCCGGTAGGCGGCTTTGAAGATGGCCTCTTCGCCGCCGACCGCCTGGTAATAGGGCCGCACCCCGGCAACGCCGGCTTGCGGGTCGGGATCCGCCCCATTGCGACAAGCGATCCCGGACTCGTTGGTCATAACGTCCCTTCCGTGTGATTGGAGCCTAACCGGAACAGATGTTTGTTTCAAGAGCGCTGACGAGCGGCTTTGGATCCGGAACGCATACACGAACTGCATTCGGGGACATGGCATCAGCGTCAATACCGCGCGATCAGGCGCTCGCCCTCCGGCGAACCTCTGCCGAGCGCAGCGCGGATCGGAACAGGGGCCCGATCACCCCGGCGAGCTGATCCGGACGCGCGATCGTGGCATGCGCGGTGCTGCCGAACACCCGGCGCAGCGATACCACGTCGGTGCCCGCCCCGACGGTCAGGCAGACGCAGCCGGTCCCCCGGCGCCGGGCCTCGGTCAACGCGCGACGCGCGTCCGCGGCACCGTACGCCCGCTCGTACCCGTGGTCGTAGGCAAGGCCGTCGGACAGCACCACCAGGAGCCGCCGCGACGTGCCGCCGCGGGCCTCCAGCACCGACGAGCCGTGCCGGATGGCCGCACCGAGGCGGGAGTACGCGCCGGGTTCCAGGCTGTTCAGCCGCCGGATGATGCGGGCGTCGAGGTGGTCGTCGAACCGCTTGACGGGCACCATCGTCACCGCCGCGCGCCCCTGCGAGTAGTAGGCGTAGAGCGAGACCCGGTCCCCGAGGTCGTGCAGCGCGACGGTCAGGTCGACGACGGCCGCGCGCTGTTGCTCGTGCACCGTGCGCCCCACCGTCCCGGGCTCGGCCGCCGACCCCGATACGTCCAGCAGCAGCAGTACCGACAGGTCGCGCCGGCGCCGCAAGCTGTCGAGGTAGACCGACTCGTCGGGCACCGATCCGGCGCGCACTTCGACGCGGGCCTCGATGGCCGCGTCGATATCGATGTCGTCGCCCTGCGCCTGGCGGTGTCGGCGATGCAGCCCCATGCCGAGTCGCGACAGCGGCCGTCGCACCCCGATGGCATCGCCGAGCGGCCAGGTCGCCCCAGAAGAAACGGCCTTGATCTTCGGCTCGACTTCGCGCACGGTGCACCAGCCGGGCCGGTAGCGCTTCCGGGTGACATCCCATTCCGGATACCGCACACCGTCCGCCGCGGTTTTGACCTCGTCGTCGTCGACGTCCTCGCTCACGGTGGCGGCCAGCGACGAAATGGCATAGCGGGCACGGATTCCCGAGCTGATGCGGTGCGTCGGGGCATCGGCGCCGGGTGGTCCGCCGCCGCTGCCGGTCTTGCGCGCGGACGACAGCATCTTCCTCAGCCACTTGCCGATGAAGCCGCCCCCGCCGACCGGGCTGGTGAACAGATCGGGATGGTCGGAATCGTCGGCCTCGCCATCATCAAGTTCCGCGAGCTCCTCCGGCTGCTGCGCGCCGCGGCTGCGTGGCACATGCTCGGCGCCGTCGTCTTGTTTGGCCACGTGGGCAGCCGCGCCCATCACCTTGGCCGCACGAATCACGCCAAACCCCGGCGCCGGGTCGTCAAGCTGCGCCCGTCCGGCGGCCATGTCCAGCGAAGCCGCGGGCGAGTCACTGCGACTCGCAATGTCGCGATTGCCCAACGCCGACAAAATCGTCGGGAGCAAATGCGCGTTGGCGACCAGTGCGCGATTGCCTTCGATCGCCAGGTAGCGCTTGGCCACCCGGGGGTGACGAACCAGGGACCCCACCATGTCGCGGTCCAGGCTGCCGGCAGCGATCATCGACGCCTGCACGGCAATGGCCTCGAGTTGCGCGCGGGCGGGTGCGGCGGCATCGAGGTAAATCGTCTGGCCGTCCGTCCACGTCGGTCCACCTGGTGGCAGCCCGGCAACCGCAACGGCCCGGCCCGCCAGCGCGGAGGCGAGCATGCCCAGGGCCTGCAACCGCTCGGCACCAGGCCCCACGCTCGCCCTCCGACTTGTTGACCAAATATCTGTTCCACCGTAAAGTCCAGGCGTCACGGGAGTCAAACAGCCGTCGGTTAGTCAGGAGCACACCATGATTGACTTCACCGGCCAAGTGGCTGTGGTCACCGGCGCCGGTCGCGGGCTCGGCCGACTGTACGCACTGGACCTCGCCCGGCGCGGCGCGGCGGTGGTTGTCAACGACCTCGGCTGCGGAATGCGCGGCTTACCAGACGAGGCCGCCGACTCGAAAATCGCCGACGTCGTGGTCGACGAGATCACGAACGCGGGCGGCCGGGCGATCGCATCCTACGATTCGGTGGACAGCCCAGACGGCGGCCAGGCGATTGTCGATGCGGCCGTGCGCGCATTCGGACGCGTCGACGCGGTTGTCAGCAATGCGGGAATCTTCGGCAGCGCGGCGTTCGAGGACCTCTCGGTCGACGAGTGGTCGCGGATGCTGCGGGTGCACCTCGACGGCGCGTTCTACCTGTCGCAGCCCGCGTATCGCGTGATGAAGCGCAACGGCGGCGGCAGGTTCGTCTTCATCTCGTCGTCCGCCGGCATCTTCGGCCAGCCGATGGAGGCGCACTACGCCGCGGCCAAAGCCGGCTTGGTGGGCTTGACGAACGTGATCGCGATCGAAGGCGAAGCACACGGCATATTCGCCAATTCCGTTATGCCAACCGGATTCTCACGAATGGTCACCGAGACCGTCCGCGACGAGAAGTTCCTCGCCGAATCCGGCTTCATGCAGGCCATTCGGCCTGAACTCGTGGTGCCGCTGGTGACCTTCCTCGCCAGCCGTACCTGCACGTTCACCCACCGCAACTATTCGGCCGCCGCCGGACGCTACGCGCGGGTGTTCGTCGGGCTGAGCGAAGGCTGGCTGGCGGACGCCGAGACTGAGCCCGCGGCAGAAGACATCGAGGCAAATATCGAGCAGATGTCGGCCACCGAGCGTTTCCTGGTGCCCGGCTCGATCGTCGACGAGGTGCTCGAAGTCTGTGCGCGGCGCGGCGTCAGCGCGATACCAGGACAAGCCCTTGGAGAAACGCAAGTCGCATTTCCCGAACCGCAACGCGTTGACCAAAAATCTGCTCAACCGTAGAGTCCGGCTAAACGACCAGGGACCAGAGTAAAGGGACAGTGGACTTCTCCTACCCCGCGGAATTGGAACAATTCCGCGTAGACCTGCGCGACTGGCTGTCAGCGAACCTGACCGAGGAGCTGGTGGCCGCCCGCCGGGCCTCGGGGCGCGACGGCGCGACATTCGAGATGCTGCGTGGCTGGAGCGCCACGATGTCCGACGCGGGATGGGCCGCCGTCTCTTGGCCGAAAGAATACGGCGGTCGCGGAGCCACCGTTCTCGAGCAGCTGGTTTACACCGAGGAGACCACCCGCGCGCGGGCTCCGATGCCGCTCAACGTCATTGGGATGAACAACATCGCCCCCGCGATCATGCAGTACGGCACCGAAGACCAGAAGAAGACGCTGCTGCGCCGAATGATGCGCGCCGACGACATCTGGTGCCAGGGTATGTCGGAGCCCGAAGCGGGATCCGACCTCGCCGCGCTGCGCACCCGAGCGGTGCGAGACGGCGAAGACTTCGTCGTCAACGGCCAGAAGATCTGGACCTCGCTGGGGCATCGGGCGCACTGGTGCCAGCTTTATGTGCGCACCGATCCCGACGCCCCGAAGCACAAAGGGATCTCCTGCCTGATCGTCGACATGACGCTGCCGGGCATCGAGGTCCGTCCGCTCGTCACACTCAACGGCGACACCGATTTCGCCGAGGTGTTCTTTCACGACGTGCGGGTGCCGGCGGACGCGTTGCTCGGACCGCTCAACGGCGGTTGGCAGGTGGCCACCACCACACTGAGCCATGAGCGCGCCGGCGCGGCACGGCTGTACGCCGAAATGCAGTTGCGGCTGGAAGAACTGGTGGACGACATCGCCACCCACAGCGACGCCGCCGACGACCCCGTGACGCTGCGCCGGCTGGGCGAAATCGCGGTCCGCATCAAA
The DNA window shown above is from Mycobacterium sp. Aquia_216 and carries:
- a CDS encoding acyl-CoA dehydrogenase family protein, with translation MDFSYPAELEQFRVDLRDWLSANLTEELVAARRASGRDGATFEMLRGWSATMSDAGWAAVSWPKEYGGRGATVLEQLVYTEETTRARAPMPLNVIGMNNIAPAIMQYGTEDQKKTLLRRMMRADDIWCQGMSEPEAGSDLAALRTRAVRDGEDFVVNGQKIWTSLGHRAHWCQLYVRTDPDAPKHKGISCLIVDMTLPGIEVRPLVTLNGDTDFAEVFFHDVRVPADALLGPLNGGWQVATTTLSHERAGAARLYAEMQLRLEELVDDIATHSDAADDPVTLRRLGEIAVRIKYLEVLCQRSISATLHGGSESAAFGSASLAKTVWGEIGQDLAALAFDVLGTRGTEAPWANYRLTSRSLTIAGGTTQINKNITAQRVLGLPRK